In Strigops habroptila isolate Jane chromosome 4, bStrHab1.2.pri, whole genome shotgun sequence, a single genomic region encodes these proteins:
- the ASCL2 gene encoding achaete-scute homolog 2 — MNGGALPLPPLPPAAPRGRRRPPSPELLRCKRRLAFAALPGTGAAAAAAVARRNERERNRVRLVNLGFAALRQHVPHGAASKKMSKVETLRSAVEYIRALQRLLDEHDAAAAAFPDGRGRAAVGEGGGCGGGYSSASPSFASSVPGSPCSSDESGYDAALSPEERELLDFTSWLGSY, encoded by the coding sequence ATGAACGGCGGGGccctgccgctgccgccgctgccccccgccgccccccgcggcCGTCGGCGGCCCCCGTCCCCCGAGCTGCTACGCTGCAAGCGCCGCCTGGCCTTTGCCGCCCTGCCGGGCACcggggcggcagcggcggccgcCGTGGCCCGTCGGAACGAGCGGGAGCGCAACCGCGTGCGGCTCGTCAACCTGGGCTTCGCCGCCCTCCGCCAGCACGTCCCGCACGGCGCCGCCAGCAAGAAGATGAGCAAAGTGGAGACCCTCCGCTCCGCTGTCGAGTACATCCGCGCCTTGCAGCGGCTCCTCGACGAGCACGACGCCGCCGCAGCCGCCTTCCCCGACGGCCGCGGGAGGGCGGCCGTCGGGGAaggcggcggctgcggcggcggctACTCCTCCGCCTCGCCTTCTTTCGCCTCCTCTGTGCCCGGCTCGCCTTGTTCCTCCGATGAGAGCGGCTACGACGCGGCACTGAGCCCCGAGGAGCGGGAGCTGCTGGACTTCACCAGCTGGCTCGGGAGCTACTGA